One window from the genome of Garra rufa chromosome 1, GarRuf1.0, whole genome shotgun sequence encodes:
- the LOC141343153 gene encoding protein NLRC3-like — MFDPDVNFSIDPVTSDPSRADQKLNISRGPTSVSCLNNTSVTVSLNKHVQPVTDELQRVKEQLKTNMKSKYERLFEGLKLPQMKKETFLNSIYTQLYIIEGESEGVNEEHEVLQMEKTARTQYSQDTPINCNDIFKASPKQGCEEKDQIKTVLTKGIAGIGKTVSVQKFILDWAEGKVNQDVDFIFVLPFRELNLIQDQYSLHRLLLDFHPELEDLDSKIYEECKVVFIFDGLDESRITLRFSDDQKVSDVTETSSVGVLMSNLIKGELLPSALIWITSRPAAANQIPSKYINRLTEIQGFNEHQKEEYLRKRISDQHQAGRIISHIRRARSLHIMCHIPIFCWISSTVLQKLLEEDLSAEIPKTLTEMYIHFLLIQINMRNQKYEERNPEKHLQSNREVILKLAEVAFKQLMKGNMMFYEEDLIESNIEINDASVYSGICTEIFKEESVFHHKKVYSFIHLSVQEFLAALYAFYHYVIKNLDTLQLCDVIHNLHRDTIDKALKSKNGHLDLFLRFLLGISLESNQKLLQDLLTHTEKSSESISRTTQYIKEKIKDGHGLSTERSINLFLCLLEVKDQTLSRDIQKFVKSDTHLEQKLSPAQCSTIAYMLQMSEEPLDELILKKYNTSDEGRRKLIPAVINCRKAGLAGCNFSGESCEIVSSALQSSNCVLRELDLSNNDLQDSGVKLLSDGLKSPNCQLKILRLSGCMVTKEGCGYLSSALNSNPSHLRELDLSYNHLGDSGAKLRNPKYSLQILNLNDGGHFRIRPGLTKYACNLTLDRNTAHTQLILTDRNKTTRCVKEHQPYPDHPDRFESQEQVLCKESLTGRCYWEVKWSGPGHVAVAYKDICRKSEIDCWFGLNEKSWSMYCSDTNYTVWYNNKSTDVPGPSARFNRVGVYVDVSAGTLSYYSVSDKHKITHIYTFNTTFTEPLYAGFGVYPESSVSMCEIE; from the exons ATGTTTGATCCTGATGTTAATTTCAGTATCGATCCGGTGACCTCTGACCCCAG CAGAGCAGATCAAAAGCTAAACATATCTCGAGGACCCACATCTGTCTCCTGTCTGAACAACACAAGCGTTACAGTGTCTCTGAATAAACATGTTCAACCAGTGACTGATGAACTACAGAGAGTCAAAGAACAGCTCAAAACAAACATGAAGAGCAAGTATGAAAGATTATTTGAAGGACTGAAACTCCCTCAAATGAAGAAGGAAACCTTCCTGAACAGTATCTATACACAGCTCTACATCATAGAGGGAGAgagtgaaggagtgaatgaagaaCATGAGGTTTTACAGATGGAGAAAACAGCCAGAACACAATACTCACAAGACACTCCAATcaactgcaatgacatctttaaagCCTCTCCTAAACAAGGATGTGAGGAGAAAGACCAAATCAAGACTGTTCTTACTAAAGGCATTGCTGGAATCGGAAAAactgtctctgtgcagaagttcattctggactgggcTGAGGGAAAAGTCAATCAGGATGTAGATTTCATATTTGTGCTTCCATTTCGAGAGCTGAACTTGATCCAAGATCAGTACAGTCTTCACAGACTTCTGCTGGACTTTCATCCTGAACTTGAAGATCTGGACTCAAAGATTTATGAGGAGTGTAAAgttgtgttcatctttgatggcCTGGATGAAAGCAGAATCACACTGAGGTTTTCAGATGATCAGAAAGTTTCTGATGTGACTGAGACTTCATCAGTGGGTGTGTTGATGTCAAACCTCATCAAAGGAGagctgcttccctctgctctcatctggatcacctccagaccagcagcagccaatcagatcccctcCAAATACATCAACCGTCTGACAGAAATTCAGGGATTCAATGAACATCAGAAAGAGGAATATTTgaggaagagaatcagtgaccAGCATCAAGCTGGCAGAATTATCTCACACATCAGAAGAGCAAGAAGCctccacatcatgtgccacatccccatcttctgctggatctcatcCACTGTGCTTCAGAAGCTCCTGGAAGAAGATCTGAGTGCAGAAATCCCTAAAACActgactgaaatgtacatccacttcctgCTGATTCAGATCAACATGAGGAATCAGAAGTATGAAGAGAGAAATCCAGAGAAACACCTGCAGTCCAACAGAGAAGTGATTCTGAAACTTGCTGAAGTGGCTTTCAAACAGCTGATGAAGGGCAATATGATgttctatgaggaggacctgaTTGAGAGCAACATAGAAATCAATGATGCCTCAGTGTATTCTGGTATTTGCACTGAGATCTTTAAGGAGGAATCTGTGTTTCATCATAAGAAAGTCTACAGCTTCATTCATCTGAGCGTTCAGGAGTTCCTTGCTGCTCTCTATGCGTTTTATCATTATGTAATCAAAAATTTAGACACATTGCAGTTGTGTGATGTGATACATAATCTGCATAGAGATACAATAGATAAAGCCCTTAAGAGTAAGAATGGACATCTGGATCTGTTCCTGCGGTTTCTGCTGGGCATCTCACTGGAGTCCAATCAGAAACTCTTACAGGATTTACTGACACACACAGAAAAAAGCTCAGAGAGCATCAGTAGAACCACACAGTACATTAAGGAGAAGATCAAAGATGGACATGGACTCTCTACTGAAAGATCCATCAATTTGTTTCTCTGTCTGCTGGAAGTGAAAGATCAGACTCTGTCCAGAGATATTCAGAAGTTTGTGAAATCAGACACACACTTAGAGCAGAAACTCTCTCCTGCTCAATGCTCAACAATCGCCTACATGCTTCAGATGTCAGAGGAGCCGCTGGATGAACTGATCCTCAAGAAATACAACACATCAGATGAGGGGAGAAGAAAATTGATTCCAGCTGTGATCAACTGCAGAAAAGCAGG TCTTGCTGGCTGTAATTTCTCTGGTGAGTCATGTGAAATTGTGTCATCAGCTCTTCAATCCTCAAACTGTGTCCTGAGAGAGCTAGATCttagtaacaatgacctgcaggattcaggagtgaagcttcTCTCagatggactgaagagtccaaattGTCAGCTGAAAATACTGAG ATTATCTGGCTGTATGGTCACAAAGGAAGGCTGTGGctatttgtcttcagctctaaattcaaacccttcacacctaagagagctggatctgagctacaatcacctAGGAGATTCAGGAGCCAAGCTAAGGAATCCAAAATACTCACTACAGATTCTCaa TTTGAACGATGGAGGACATTTCAGGATCAGGCCAGGACTGACAAAAT atgcctgtAATCTCACACTGGATCGAAACACAGCACACACTCAACTCATCCTGACTGACAGGAACAAAACAACAAGATGTGTGAAAGAGCATcagccgtatcctgatcatccagacagatttgagaGCCAGGAGCAGGTTCTGTGTAAAGAGAGTCTGAccggacgctgttactgggaggttAAATGGAGTGGACCGGGTCATGTAGCAGTGGCATACAAAGACATCTGCAGGAAAAGTGAGATTGACTGTTGGTTTGGACTCAATGAAAAGTCCTGGAGTATGTACTGTTCTGATACAAATTACACTGTTTGGTACAATAATAAGAGCACTGATGTACCTGGACCTTCAGCTCGCTTTAACagagtaggagtgtatgtggatgtgTCAGCCGGCACTCTGTCCtactacagcgtctctgacaaacacaaaattacacacatatacacattcaACACCACATTCACTGAACCACTCTATGCTGGATTTGGGGTTTATCCTGAATCTTCGGTGTCTATGTGTGAGATTGAATAA